One genomic window of Misgurnus anguillicaudatus chromosome 12, ASM2758022v2, whole genome shotgun sequence includes the following:
- the LOC129447563 gene encoding trace amine-associated receptor 13c-like, producing the protein MAYETEDHETQYCFPAINSSCIKTKRSTREYNIMYVFFSLLSVWTVFLNLLVIISISHFKKLHTPTNMLILSLAVSDMLVGLIVIPVEAIKLIETCWYFGEIFCGFFIISLGLFLSISLSNLVLIALDRFIAVIHPLLYTQKITMTKSLVAIFLNWFCASAYNTSLVVGNGYFVADVSHRFGLCYGECTFIISFGWRVTDLFVTFLFPGITIITLYLRIFFVAQRQVKVINSLVKRGKHLTEGSVRRKSEHKAAFTLGIVVGIHLLCYLPFFIFSLTGNTVIPLATASFLSWTMYVNSGVNPLIYAFFYPWFRKALKHIVTLKIFHQASNLVDIVTDHHS; encoded by the coding sequence ATGGCCTACGAGACAGAAGATCATGAGACTCAATACTGCTTTCCTGCCATTAACTCATCATGCATCAAGACAAAACGCTCCACGCGTGAATACAATatcatgtatgtgtttttttcattgctgTCAGTATGGACTGTGTTTCTGAATCTGCTGGTGATCATCTCTATCTCTCACTTCAAGAAGCTTCACACTCCAACCAACATGCTCATTCtctctctggctgtgtctgACATGCTCGTAGGACTTATTGTGATACCTGTAGAGGCCATCAAACTGATTGAGACATGCTGGTACTTTGGAGAAATTTTCTGTGGATTTTTTATAATTTCCCTTGGACTGTTTCTCTCTATATCTCTtagtaatttagttttaattgcTCTCGATCGTTTCATTGCTGTGATTCACCCTTTACTGTACACACAGAAAATAACCATGACTAAAAGTTTAGTGGCTATTTTTCTCAACTGGTTTTGCGCATCAGCTTACAACACTTCCCTTGTGGTCGGTAATGGATATTTTGTCGCTGATGTTTCACACAGATTCGGTTTGTGTTATGGAGAGTGTACCTTTATTATTAGTTTTGGCTGGAGAGTGACTGATCTCTTTGTTACATTCTTGTTCCCTGGTATCACAATCATAACTTTATATTTGAGGATCTTCTTTGTTGCACAACGACAAGTAAAAGTTATAAACTCTCTGGTGAAGAGAGGAAAACATCTAACAGAAGGTTCAGTGAGGAGGAAATCTGAGCACAAAGCCGCTTTCACATTAGGAATCGTTGTGGGAATTCATCTGCTTTGTTATTTacccttttttatattttctcttACAGGTAATACAGTAATTCCTCTTGCCACAGCCAGTTTCCTATCATGGACTATGTATGTTAACTCGGGTGTAAATCCCCTCATATATGCTTTCTTTTACCCATGGTTTCGTAAGGCACTAAAACACATCGTCACTCTTAAAATATTTCATCAGGCGTCCAATCTTGTAGACATTGTTACAGATCATCATTCATAA